A stretch of the Bradyrhizobium sp. CCBAU 53351 genome encodes the following:
- the fliE gene encoding flagellar hook-basal body complex protein FliE has translation MASPSVAANAYANLARVLDNTGAGAGAGKGTEAGGQSFASLLKDAVGSVMESGRKSDAQTVAMASGKANVMDVVTAVADTDVAVSTLVSVRDRMIAAYEDIMKMPI, from the coding sequence ATGGCATCACCGTCAGTCGCCGCCAATGCATATGCCAACCTCGCCCGCGTGCTGGACAACACCGGCGCCGGTGCCGGTGCCGGTAAGGGCACCGAGGCCGGCGGGCAGTCCTTTGCCTCGCTGCTGAAGGACGCCGTCGGCAGCGTCATGGAGTCCGGCCGCAAGTCCGATGCGCAGACGGTCGCGATGGCCTCCGGCAAGGCCAATGTGATGGACGTGGTGACCGCGGTCGCCGACACCGACGTCGCGGTGTCCACCCTGGTCTCGGTCCGCGACCGCATGATCGCGGCCTATGAAGACATCATGAAGATGCCGATCTGA
- a CDS encoding helix-turn-helix transcriptional regulator encodes MELNERLLSLVADIYDAALDDSRWSTTLSGIVDLAGGQSGGLVRIGAAGEAVISHAVSVDPAYIQSYIETYEPFDPSRGVLHAPVGQIQTIRDWIDVDEFRTTMFYNEWTRPQGLEDAANILLDKSAEGISRLSIMKAGGPVDRRMYQVISHLTPHVQRAMLVRQKLQQQNELETNSVSTLDALRTAVLLLDAEGHITHANASARDFLGEGEILRSVRGRLVTNDLNADRVLRQALAGTVVGDRAIASASISLHMTARDGSHYVGHLLPLTAGRRQRFGASYDACAVLFVSKAALDTIVAPDLIRKLFKLTPTELRVFLSIVEIGGVPDVARSMGIAETTIKTHLARIFVKTGTKRQADLVRLIAAFTPPIKV; translated from the coding sequence ATGGAACTGAATGAAAGGCTGCTGTCGCTGGTGGCGGACATCTACGATGCAGCGCTTGACGATTCGCGATGGTCCACGACACTTTCAGGTATTGTCGACCTGGCGGGCGGCCAGAGCGGCGGGCTGGTCCGGATCGGAGCTGCCGGCGAGGCGGTGATCTCGCATGCCGTCAGCGTCGATCCTGCCTATATTCAGTCCTACATCGAGACCTACGAGCCATTCGATCCGTCGCGTGGCGTGCTTCACGCACCGGTCGGCCAGATCCAGACCATCAGGGACTGGATCGACGTCGACGAATTCCGGACCACCATGTTCTACAACGAATGGACGCGGCCGCAGGGCCTCGAAGACGCCGCCAATATCCTGCTCGACAAATCAGCCGAGGGAATATCCCGCCTCTCGATCATGAAGGCCGGCGGTCCTGTCGACCGCAGGATGTACCAGGTAATCTCCCACCTCACGCCGCACGTGCAACGGGCCATGCTGGTCAGGCAGAAGCTGCAGCAGCAGAACGAGCTGGAGACGAATTCGGTCAGCACCCTCGACGCCCTGCGAACCGCCGTGCTGCTGCTCGATGCCGAGGGTCATATCACCCACGCCAATGCGAGCGCGCGCGACTTCCTGGGCGAGGGCGAAATCCTTCGGTCGGTTCGTGGCCGGCTGGTGACGAACGACCTGAATGCCGATCGCGTGCTGCGGCAGGCGCTGGCGGGCACGGTGGTCGGAGACCGGGCGATAGCGAGCGCGAGCATCTCGCTGCATATGACCGCCCGCGACGGCTCGCATTATGTCGGACATCTCCTGCCGCTGACCGCCGGCCGCCGGCAAAGATTCGGCGCCAGCTACGACGCCTGCGCCGTGCTGTTCGTCAGCAAGGCAGCACTCGATACGATCGTCGCGCCCGACCTCATCCGCAAGCTGTTCAAGCTGACGCCGACCGAACTGCGGGTCTTCCTGTCCATCGTCGAGATCGGCGGGGTGCCGGACGTGGCCAGGAGCATGGGCATCGCCGAAACGACCATCAAGACCCATCTTGCACGGATCTTCGTCAAGACCGGAACCAAACGGCAGGCGGATCTGGTTCGGCTCATCGCGGCCTTTACACCGCCGATCAAGGTCTGA
- the cckA gene encoding cell cycle histidine kinase CckA, which yields MTAETDHDLTREPVAAHEPSQRSGSIALVLLVAAGLVAVAVGLMTLGRAQAQPYILGILAVLAMVGLFNLFAFAAGIIRFADRNLDDPVVGRIADHGFDGLAVTDARGHVVYSNAAYLTLTGAAGPQDVRPVERVFIGNPDVSEAVFRLLKAAREGKRQQEEVRISGQDGSQGRWLRMRVRPLGTGKRESKYAVWSIADITRDRERQEDVFQELQHAIEYLDHAPCGFFSVNPAGELAYVNATLANWLDYDLAEIGSGGLKLTDIVSGDGASLLTSIVAVPGEVKTEVFDIDLRMRTGKTMPVRLYHKLAFGADGAPGPSRTLVISRARDERSDPDRAAEVRFMRFFDHTPMAIATVDRGGNVVRANARYAKLGQALGLDSASKSIFRAVNSRDRHLLIAAINQAAEGQADIAPVEVALEGTKERWGQFFVTPVDSAENETEAAIVHMLETTERRALENQINQSQKMETVGQLAGGIAHDFNNVLSAIMMANDFLLNAHKPTDPSFQDIMQIKQNATRAATLVRQLLAFSRRQTLRPQVLDLGDALSDLTMLLRRLIGEKVKLDLVHGRDLWPVKVDVSQFEQVIVNLAVNARDAMPDGGKLIIRTANVTTEDAGKLAYKGMPAADYVRIEVADTGTGIPADIRDKIFEPFFSTKEVGKGTGLGLSTVYGIVKQTGGFIYVDSEPGQGTSFHIFLPRHHAEPEVQVEQPAVATATNGAAKEAVAVEAKPRTDLTGQGTILLVEDEEGLRALNARGLRSRGYTVVEAENGVEAMEMLEEQSGGIDLVVSDVVMPEMDGPTLLKAMREKNPDIKFIFVSGYAEDAFEKSLPEGQQFDFLPKPFTLSQLVAAVKETMTKQG from the coding sequence ATGACCGCCGAGACCGACCACGACCTCACACGCGAGCCCGTTGCGGCGCACGAGCCGTCGCAGCGCTCGGGCAGCATTGCGCTGGTGCTGCTGGTGGCCGCCGGCCTCGTCGCCGTCGCCGTCGGGCTGATGACGCTCGGCCGCGCGCAGGCGCAGCCCTATATCCTCGGCATCCTCGCCGTGCTGGCGATGGTCGGCCTGTTCAACCTGTTCGCCTTCGCCGCCGGCATCATCCGCTTCGCCGACCGCAATCTCGATGATCCCGTGGTGGGGCGGATCGCGGATCATGGATTCGACGGGTTGGCGGTCACCGATGCCCGCGGCCACGTGGTCTATTCCAATGCAGCCTATCTGACGCTGACCGGCGCCGCCGGCCCGCAGGACGTGCGCCCGGTGGAACGCGTCTTCATCGGCAATCCCGACGTTTCCGAAGCCGTATTCCGTTTGCTGAAAGCGGCCCGCGAAGGCAAGCGCCAGCAGGAGGAGGTGCGCATCTCCGGCCAGGACGGCAGCCAGGGCCGCTGGCTGCGCATGCGGGTGCGCCCGCTTGGCACCGGCAAGCGTGAGTCCAAATACGCGGTATGGTCGATCGCCGACATCACCCGCGACCGCGAGCGCCAGGAAGATGTGTTCCAGGAGCTGCAACACGCCATCGAATATCTCGATCATGCCCCGTGCGGCTTCTTCTCGGTCAATCCGGCCGGGGAGCTTGCTTATGTAAACGCGACGCTGGCGAACTGGCTCGACTACGACCTCGCCGAGATCGGCTCGGGCGGCCTGAAGCTGACCGACATCGTCTCCGGCGACGGCGCATCGCTGCTGACCTCGATCGTGGCCGTGCCGGGCGAGGTGAAGACGGAGGTCTTCGACATCGACCTGCGCATGCGCACCGGCAAGACCATGCCGGTGCGGCTCTATCACAAGCTCGCCTTCGGCGCCGACGGTGCGCCGGGCCCCTCGCGCACGCTGGTCATCAGCCGCGCCCGCGACGAGCGCAGCGACCCCGATCGCGCCGCAGAAGTGCGCTTCATGCGCTTCTTCGACCACACGCCGATGGCGATCGCGACCGTCGACCGCGGCGGCAACGTCGTGCGCGCCAATGCGCGCTACGCCAAGCTCGGCCAGGCGCTGGGGCTCGACAGCGCCTCCAAGTCGATCTTCCGCGCGGTCAATTCGCGCGACCGGCATCTCCTGATCGCGGCCATCAACCAGGCCGCCGAAGGCCAGGCCGACATCGCGCCGGTCGAGGTGGCGCTGGAAGGGACCAAGGAGCGCTGGGGCCAGTTCTTCGTCACGCCGGTCGATTCCGCCGAGAACGAGACGGAAGCCGCCATCGTGCACATGCTCGAGACCACCGAGCGGCGCGCGCTGGAGAACCAGATCAACCAGTCGCAGAAGATGGAGACGGTCGGCCAGCTTGCCGGCGGCATCGCCCACGACTTCAACAACGTGCTGTCCGCCATCATGATGGCGAACGACTTCCTGCTGAACGCGCACAAGCCGACCGACCCGTCGTTCCAGGACATCATGCAGATCAAGCAGAACGCGACGCGCGCCGCGACGCTGGTGCGGCAGTTGCTTGCGTTCTCGCGGCGGCAGACGCTGCGGCCGCAGGTGCTCGATCTCGGCGATGCGCTCTCCGATCTCACCATGCTGCTGCGCCGGCTGATCGGCGAGAAGGTCAAGCTCGACCTCGTTCACGGCCGCGATCTCTGGCCGGTGAAGGTCGACGTCTCCCAGTTCGAGCAGGTGATCGTCAATCTCGCGGTGAACGCGCGCGACGCCATGCCCGACGGCGGCAAGCTGATCATCCGCACCGCCAACGTCACCACCGAGGACGCGGGCAAGCTCGCCTACAAGGGCATGCCGGCCGCGGATTATGTGCGGATCGAGGTCGCCGACACCGGCACCGGCATTCCCGCCGATATCCGCGACAAGATCTTCGAGCCGTTCTTCTCGACCAAGGAAGTGGGCAAAGGCACCGGCCTTGGCCTCTCGACGGTCTACGGCATCGTCAAGCAGACCGGCGGTTTCATCTACGTGGATTCCGAGCCGGGGCAGGGCACCTCGTTCCACATCTTCCTGCCGCGCCATCACGCCGAGCCGGAGGTGCAGGTCGAGCAGCCGGCCGTTGCCACCGCGACGAATGGCGCCGCGAAGGAAGCTGTGGCCGTCGAGGCCAAGCCGCGCACCGATCTCACGGGGCAGGGCACCATCCTGCTGGTCGAGGACGAAGAGGGCCTACGCGCGCTGAACGCACGTGGCCTGCGCTCGCGCGGCTATACCGTGGTCGAGGCCGAGAACGGCGTCGAAGCCATGGAGATGCTGGAGGAGCAGAGCGGCGGGATCGATCTTGTCGTCTCCGACGTCGTCATGCCCGAGATGGACGGCCCGACGCTCCTGAAGGCGATGCGGGAAAAGAACCCCGACATCAAGTTCATCTTCGTCTCCGGCTATGCGGAGGACGCCTTCGAGAAGAGCCTGCCAGAGGGCCAGCAGTTCGACTTCCTGCCGAAACCGTTCACGCTCAGCCAGCTCGTGGCGGCGGTGAAGGAGACGATGACGAAGCAGGGGTGA
- the flgC gene encoding flagellar basal body rod protein FlgC has translation MANDSSDFARSMAIATSGLRAQAGRMRVISENIANADSTAQTSGGDPYRRKVPTFSSALDRSLDAQVVTLGKIKPDQSNFRVKYEPNNPVADASGNVKYPNVNSVVEMTDMRDAQRSYEANLNIISATRRMIQRTLDILKS, from the coding sequence ATGGCCAATGACAGCAGCGACTTTGCCCGCTCCATGGCGATCGCGACCTCCGGTCTGCGGGCGCAAGCCGGCCGCATGCGGGTGATCTCGGAAAACATCGCGAACGCGGATTCGACCGCGCAGACGTCAGGCGGCGATCCCTACCGGCGCAAGGTTCCGACCTTCTCCTCCGCGCTCGACCGCTCGCTCGACGCGCAGGTCGTCACCCTCGGCAAGATCAAGCCCGACCAGTCGAACTTCCGCGTCAAATACGAGCCGAACAATCCGGTCGCGGACGCCAGCGGCAACGTCAAATATCCCAACGTGAACTCGGTGGTCGAGATGACCGACATGCGCGATGCGCAGCGGTCCTACGAGGCCAACCTCAACATCATCAGTGCGACGCGCCGGATGATCCAGCGCACGCTCGACATCCTCAAGAGCTGA
- a CDS encoding glutathione S-transferase yields the protein MKYELYYWPEIQGRGEYVRLALEEAGAAYVDVARGARGTAAMMKMMDAQKGTPPFAPPFLKAGKLVIGQTANILLYLGSRHGLAPKTEAAKLWVHQLQLTITDLVVEIHDTHHPLGPSLYYEDQKPPAKKRTADFWDERVPKYLGYFEQLLAANGGAYVTGRRLTYVDLSLFQVVAGLRYAFPKRMKAFETDVPGLLGLHDRIAARPNIKAYLASPRRIPFNEQGIFRRYRELDN from the coding sequence ATGAAATACGAGCTCTATTACTGGCCCGAGATCCAGGGCCGCGGCGAATATGTGCGGCTGGCGCTGGAGGAGGCGGGCGCGGCTTACGTCGATGTCGCGCGGGGAGCGCGCGGCACGGCTGCGATGATGAAGATGATGGACGCGCAGAAGGGCACGCCGCCCTTTGCGCCGCCATTCCTGAAAGCGGGCAAGCTCGTCATCGGCCAGACCGCCAATATCCTGCTCTATCTCGGTAGCCGACACGGACTCGCACCGAAGACGGAGGCAGCAAAGCTCTGGGTGCATCAGCTCCAGCTCACCATCACCGACCTCGTGGTCGAGATTCACGACACCCATCATCCGCTCGGACCCTCGCTCTATTACGAGGACCAGAAGCCGCCGGCGAAGAAGCGCACGGCCGATTTCTGGGACGAGCGCGTGCCGAAATATCTCGGCTATTTCGAGCAGCTTCTCGCGGCCAATGGCGGCGCCTATGTCACCGGCCGGAGGCTGACCTATGTCGACCTCTCGCTGTTCCAGGTCGTCGCGGGGCTGCGCTATGCCTTTCCCAAGCGCATGAAGGCGTTCGAGACAGACGTTCCGGGCCTCCTCGGCCTGCACGATCGGATCGCCGCGCGGCCGAACATCAAGGCCTATCTCGCAAGCCCGCGCCGCATTCCCTTCAACGAGCAGGGCATCTTCCGCCGGTATCGCGAGCTGGATAATTAG
- a CDS encoding Tim44 domain-containing protein, producing MPGIWETHMNFSLRSRNLFKTLAVMLALALPTALVISSADARVGGGGSSGSRGSRTFSAPPSTSTAPGSASQFNRTYTQPGAGMNSAASAPARGGLFGGRAGGFMGGLAAGFLGAGLLGMLFGGGLFGGLGGLSSILGLIIQIVLVVLVVRLAMSWWQRRHTPQAAYANADAGAASGPQPNQRSGLGGGLGGGLGGFGFGANANNAPLEIKPDDYEAFERLLGEIQTAWSNEDVAKLHTLATPEMVSYFEQDLAQNRARNVVNKVTNVKLLQGDLAEAWREGETDYATVALRFALTDKTLDRNSGTVVAGSEQPGEVTEVWTFARRPGSGWELSAIQQTN from the coding sequence ATGCCGGGGATTTGGGAAACGCACATGAATTTCTCGCTACGCTCCCGCAACCTCTTCAAGACGCTCGCCGTCATGCTGGCGCTTGCGCTGCCGACAGCGCTCGTCATTTCGTCCGCCGACGCGCGCGTCGGCGGCGGCGGCTCGTCGGGCTCACGCGGCTCGCGCACCTTTTCGGCACCGCCCTCGACCTCCACGGCGCCGGGCTCGGCCTCGCAATTCAACCGCACCTACACCCAGCCGGGTGCAGGCATGAACTCGGCTGCGTCCGCGCCCGCGCGTGGCGGCCTGTTCGGCGGCCGCGCCGGCGGCTTCATGGGCGGCCTTGCGGCCGGCTTCCTCGGCGCCGGCTTGCTCGGCATGCTGTTCGGCGGCGGCCTGTTCGGCGGCCTCGGCGGCCTGTCCTCGATCCTCGGCCTGATCATCCAGATCGTGCTGGTGGTGCTGGTGGTGCGGCTGGCGATGTCTTGGTGGCAGCGCCGTCACACGCCGCAGGCGGCTTATGCCAATGCCGACGCAGGCGCAGCTTCGGGACCGCAGCCGAACCAGCGCAGCGGTCTCGGTGGCGGCCTTGGTGGTGGTCTCGGCGGCTTCGGCTTCGGCGCCAATGCCAATAACGCGCCGCTCGAGATCAAGCCGGACGACTATGAAGCGTTCGAGCGCCTGCTCGGCGAGATCCAGACCGCCTGGTCGAACGAGGACGTGGCCAAGCTGCACACGCTCGCGACGCCGGAGATGGTCTCCTATTTCGAGCAGGACCTCGCCCAGAACCGCGCGCGCAACGTCGTCAACAAGGTGACCAACGTCAAGCTGCTGCAGGGCGACCTTGCCGAGGCCTGGCGCGAAGGCGAGACCGATTACGCTACGGTGGCGCTGCGCTTCGCGCTCACCGACAAGACGCTGGACCGCAACAGCGGCACGGTGGTCGCCGGCAGCGAACAGCCGGGCGAAGTCACCGAGGTCTGGACCTTCGCCCGCCGGCCCGGCAGCGGCTGGGAATTGTCGGCGATCCAGCAGACCAACTGA
- a CDS encoding isoprenylcysteine carboxylmethyltransferase family protein, with protein sequence MIARLLLQNTITTVAMGALLFASAGTLRWPAAWAFLAACILLGPLCGWWLYRIDPALLAERLRPLLQKDQPAADKVFMGALIVAMLAWLVLIGIDRRVEGSDMPVALQVAGVALFLLSTLFTLWVFRENSFAAPVVKLQAERAQRVISTGPYAHVRHPMYSGMVLFFTGLPLLLGSWWGLAMVPVFIALFAIRIGIEERILRDGLPGYADYAARVRYRLVPGVW encoded by the coding sequence ATGATCGCCAGACTGCTGCTGCAGAACACGATCACCACCGTCGCGATGGGCGCGCTGCTGTTCGCATCCGCAGGGACCTTGCGCTGGCCCGCAGCCTGGGCGTTCCTCGCGGCATGCATCCTGCTCGGCCCGCTCTGCGGCTGGTGGCTGTACCGGATCGATCCGGCGCTGCTCGCCGAGCGTCTGCGACCACTTCTGCAAAAGGATCAGCCCGCCGCCGACAAGGTGTTCATGGGCGCCCTCATCGTTGCGATGCTGGCCTGGCTGGTGCTGATCGGCATCGACCGGCGCGTTGAAGGGTCCGACATGCCGGTCGCGTTGCAGGTAGCCGGCGTCGCACTGTTCCTGCTGTCGACGCTGTTCACGCTGTGGGTCTTTCGCGAGAACTCGTTCGCCGCCCCCGTGGTGAAGCTGCAAGCCGAGCGCGCGCAACGCGTGATCTCGACCGGGCCCTACGCCCATGTGCGTCATCCCATGTATAGCGGCATGGTGCTGTTCTTCACCGGGTTGCCGCTGCTGCTGGGCTCGTGGTGGGGACTCGCGATGGTCCCGGTCTTCATCGCCTTGTTCGCGATCCGTATCGGCATCGAGGAACGCATCCTGCGCGACGGCCTGCCGGGCTATGCCGACTACGCGGCCCGGGTGCGCTATCGCCTGGTGCCGGGCGTCTGGTGA
- the fliQ gene encoding flagellar biosynthesis protein FliQ: MTGPETLDVARDAIWTIVIVSSPLMVVGLVVGVIVSLFQALTQIQEQTLIYVPKILAIFATMLLALPFMADALHSHMLRISSRIIGG, translated from the coding sequence ATGACCGGACCCGAGACCCTCGACGTTGCGCGCGATGCGATCTGGACGATCGTGATCGTGTCCTCACCCCTGATGGTGGTGGGCCTCGTGGTCGGCGTCATCGTGTCGCTGTTCCAGGCGCTGACGCAGATCCAGGAACAGACGCTGATCTACGTGCCGAAGATCCTCGCCATCTTTGCCACGATGCTGCTGGCGCTGCCGTTCATGGCCGACGCGCTGCATTCCCACATGCTGCGGATCTCGTCGCGAATCATCGGCGGCTGA
- a CDS encoding lectin — translation MIRIERSVTISGLALALALAAAPSAQAQSADMTFFVTSSGPGKGADLGGLEGADAHCARLAQAAGAAAKTWRAYLSAQAADGKPAVNAKDRIGKGPWQNAKGAVIAKDVADLHGPANNLTKQTALSEKGEVTNGRGDTPNRHDILTGTQPDGTAFAAGDDKTCKNWTSSTQGVAIVGHADRLGLRDDEPSKSWNSSHPSRGPDGGCSQADLKSTGGDGLLYCFAAN, via the coding sequence ATGATCCGTATCGAGAGATCCGTGACGATTTCAGGGCTCGCGCTGGCACTGGCCTTGGCGGCGGCGCCATCCGCGCAGGCGCAATCGGCCGACATGACGTTCTTCGTGACCTCGAGCGGCCCGGGCAAGGGCGCCGATCTCGGCGGCCTGGAGGGCGCCGATGCGCACTGCGCGAGGCTGGCGCAGGCCGCCGGCGCAGCAGCCAAAACCTGGCGCGCTTATCTCTCGGCGCAGGCTGCCGACGGCAAGCCGGCCGTCAATGCCAAGGACCGCATCGGCAAGGGACCGTGGCAGAACGCGAAGGGCGCGGTGATCGCCAAGGACGTGGCTGACCTGCACGGCCCCGCCAACAACCTCACCAAGCAGACCGCCCTCAGCGAGAAGGGCGAGGTCACCAACGGCCGCGGCGACACGCCGAACCGGCATGACATCCTGACGGGAACGCAGCCCGACGGCACCGCATTCGCCGCCGGCGACGACAAGACCTGCAAGAACTGGACATCGAGCACGCAAGGTGTGGCGATCGTTGGCCACGCCGATCGTCTAGGCTTGCGCGATGACGAACCGTCAAAATCCTGGAACAGCTCGCACCCCTCGCGCGGCCCCGACGGCGGCTGCTCGCAGGCCGATCTGAAGAGCACCGGCGGCGACGGGCTGCTGTATTGTTTCGCTGCGAATTGA
- the fliR gene encoding flagellar biosynthetic protein FliR codes for MRIDVSLLPALAASFMLVFARVGAMVMLLPGLGETNIPTRIKLSIALLLTMIILPLHRNAYQVDMGSLAPLLVLMLHEIAIGIVLGATARVTLSALQVAGSVIAQQMGLGFVTSVDPTQGQQGVLVGNFLTMLGVTLLFATDSHHLVIAALNDSYTIFSPGETVSSGDVAALATRAFAAAFRLGLQLSGPFLVFGLVFNIGLGVLARLMPQMQVYFVGVPLSIFAGFLVLAVVLTAMMGTYLDYFIGVMHQLMPLR; via the coding sequence ATGCGCATCGACGTCTCGCTGCTGCCGGCGCTCGCCGCTTCCTTCATGCTCGTCTTCGCCCGGGTCGGCGCGATGGTGATGCTGTTGCCGGGGCTCGGCGAGACCAACATTCCGACCCGGATCAAGCTCTCGATCGCGCTGCTGCTGACGATGATCATCCTGCCGCTGCACCGCAACGCCTACCAGGTCGACATGGGCTCGCTGGCGCCGCTGCTGGTCCTGATGCTGCATGAGATCGCGATCGGCATCGTGCTGGGCGCGACCGCGCGCGTGACGCTGTCGGCGCTGCAGGTCGCGGGATCCGTGATCGCGCAGCAGATGGGGCTCGGCTTCGTCACCTCGGTCGATCCGACGCAGGGACAGCAGGGCGTGCTGGTCGGCAACTTCCTGACCATGCTGGGCGTGACGCTGCTGTTCGCCACCGACAGCCATCATCTGGTGATCGCGGCGCTGAACGACAGCTATACGATCTTCTCGCCGGGCGAGACCGTGTCGAGCGGCGACGTCGCCGCGCTCGCAACCCGCGCCTTCGCCGCCGCGTTTCGCTTAGGGCTGCAGCTTTCGGGGCCGTTCCTGGTGTTCGGCCTCGTCTTCAACATCGGCTTAGGGGTGCTGGCGCGGCTGATGCCGCAGATGCAGGTCTATTTCGTCGGTGTGCCGCTCTCCATCTTCGCAGGCTTCCTGGTGCTCGCCGTCGTGCTCACGGCGATGATGGGCACCTATCTGGATTACTTCATCGGTGTCATGCACCAGTTGATGCCGCTCAGGTAA
- the flgB gene encoding flagellar basal body rod protein FlgB, protein MSINDLPVLSALRTKMQWHQERQRVLSENVSNSDTPKFRPRDLVEPKLDKSGAVTGSMGPLAMMRTSGSHMTPSGAASGFDQNKNAGFETRPAGNAVNLEEEMMKAASNQMDYAAATSLYSKSLHLLKTAIGKG, encoded by the coding sequence ATGTCCATCAACGACCTCCCGGTACTGTCGGCGCTTCGCACCAAGATGCAGTGGCACCAGGAACGCCAGCGCGTCCTGTCCGAGAACGTCTCCAATTCCGATACGCCCAAATTCCGGCCGCGCGACCTGGTCGAGCCGAAACTCGACAAGTCCGGGGCCGTCACCGGCTCGATGGGACCCTTGGCGATGATGCGCACCAGCGGCTCTCACATGACCCCGTCGGGCGCGGCGTCCGGATTCGACCAGAACAAGAACGCGGGCTTCGAAACCCGCCCCGCGGGCAACGCCGTCAATCTCGAAGAGGAGATGATGAAGGCCGCCAGCAACCAGATGGACTACGCGGCAGCGACCTCGCTCTATTCGAAGAGCCTGCATCTGCTCAAGACCGCGATTGGCAAGGGCTAG
- the flhB gene encoding flagellar biosynthesis protein FlhB encodes MAEDNDPESQTEDPTQKRLDDALERGDVAKSQEINTWFMMAGGTLVVSTFSGSVGSGLLAPMRNLLANSWMIKTDGKALLALMQHVEFAILAAIGVPLLMLMLAAVAGNMLQHRLVWSTESLTPKFSKISPGAGFERIFGKQAAANFLKGIGKLVLLGVVMTMILWPERHRMEAMVRLDPAAMLGASTSMTIHLLGAVVAALAVVAIADYFFQYRSWFQRQKMSLQEIKEEFKQSEGDPHIKGKLRQLRQQRSKKRMMAAVPKASVIITNPTHYSIALSYERGMSAPICVAKGVDNLAFKIREIARAHDIPIVENVPLARALYATVEIDQEIPTEHYHAVAEVIGYVMRLKQGFRAGRG; translated from the coding sequence ATGGCGGAAGACAACGATCCAGAGAGTCAAACAGAAGACCCGACACAAAAGCGTCTGGACGATGCGCTCGAGCGCGGCGACGTTGCCAAGAGCCAGGAGATCAACACCTGGTTCATGATGGCGGGCGGCACGCTCGTGGTCTCGACCTTCTCGGGTTCGGTGGGCAGCGGGCTGCTGGCTCCGATGCGCAATCTGCTCGCCAATTCCTGGATGATCAAGACCGACGGCAAGGCGCTGCTGGCGCTGATGCAGCACGTCGAATTCGCCATTCTCGCGGCGATCGGCGTGCCGCTGCTGATGCTGATGCTGGCGGCGGTCGCCGGCAACATGCTGCAGCACCGGCTGGTGTGGTCGACCGAATCCCTGACACCGAAGTTCAGCAAGATCTCGCCCGGCGCCGGCTTCGAGCGCATCTTCGGCAAGCAGGCGGCGGCCAATTTTCTCAAGGGCATCGGCAAGCTGGTGCTGCTCGGCGTGGTCATGACCATGATCCTGTGGCCGGAGCGGCATCGCATGGAAGCGATGGTCAGGCTCGATCCTGCCGCCATGCTCGGCGCCAGCACCAGCATGACCATTCATCTGCTCGGCGCTGTGGTCGCGGCGCTCGCGGTCGTCGCCATCGCCGATTATTTCTTCCAGTATCGCAGCTGGTTCCAGCGGCAGAAGATGTCGCTCCAGGAGATCAAGGAAGAGTTCAAGCAGTCCGAAGGCGATCCGCACATCAAGGGCAAGCTCAGGCAGTTGCGGCAGCAGCGCTCCAAGAAGCGCATGATGGCGGCGGTTCCCAAGGCCTCGGTGATCATCACCAACCCGACCCACTATTCGATCGCGCTGTCCTACGAGCGCGGCATGTCGGCGCCGATCTGCGTCGCCAAGGGCGTCGACAACCTCGCCTTCAAGATCCGGGAGATCGCGCGCGCGCACGACATCCCGATCGTGGAGAACGTGCCGCTGGCCCGCGCGCTCTACGCTACCGTCGAGATCGACCAGGAAATCCCGACCGAGCACTATCACGCGGTCGCCGAGGTGATCGGTTACGTCATGCGGCTGAAGCAGGGATTCCGTGCCGGACGCGGCTAA